Proteins encoded by one window of Channa argus isolate prfri chromosome 1, Channa argus male v1.0, whole genome shotgun sequence:
- the dact2 gene encoding dapper homolog 2, giving the protein MLSRKGSCVGMMSAAAGVDRTRVGERLQAALAGLQELHLLKDKQRDMVSWALKVDREEPITSVHAGPESPGTMGAEEQRLEATLTALKQQLSRLRKQDVGLKTHLQQLDQQISELKLDVSKASTEQLESDSRPSSGFYELSDGGSYSLSNSCTSVYSECLSTSQTSLLPLPTSPANSHVGLSPQVEVCRRCSADESTTQPHPPRATGLHLGSSRIRASTAGTEQARPRPVSTGDLDRMMAQGVSYCKSGDAKTPSVCSNLKTSPVDPKFRSNLLSHSGTEVYHYPSPLHAVALQSPIFSNGGDLVIPGLLEGQGPPVNETKTVNYIDKLLQRSLSKILVETGTDTHSDFHRKPSEILTVFSEVCKREESMLQPFQTQTTNIQPLNSDQKRHCMTYSSQEPAESTDPKQAVDTPDVSYQYSYPAPLGEYSSDEVTTTSLRKNDKLQGEYASMPRCHSDKRCGHNLESKPQERKGHRQRPVIGHSSSTEESQGFEVQYGHTTSPEFVHARFVPAGSQRVKVRQADRKTKAVKLRRKNSENPRASRQQHGYSSGEKTREASGVIKGQQKGPAKGKVSHKLTTCHIDERRQGSGSDSSHCSPGLMYTHKAHTKPHPVPAIAKNSKSQRLKGVDYEQPAEQRKRRQGAPKWPSEVEMFQASCAQRQRSKDVQAPGTMQMVRSMSAKPGQWIRQSRPFQSSMSSNSFLHNLNARYPPVPYPVSSHYPPRCESEYSAECASLFHSTIAESSEGEMSDNTTNRFGDSESSHSFQSFSDSDSSLSLDGEDGYEEEVSLVWADAALGSTTKGQPIQQLPHPEPSACRIKASRALKKKIRRFQPASLKVMTLV; this is encoded by the exons ATGTTGAGCAGGAAGGGATCTTGTGTAGGGATGATGAGTGCTGCAGCGGGAGTGGACCGCACCAGGGTCGGGGAGAGGCTGCAGGCTGCGCTGGCCGGGCTGCAGGAGCTGCATCTGCTGAAGGACAAACAGAGGGACATGGTGAGCTGGGCCCTGAAAGTGGACCGAGAGGAGCCGATTACTTCTGTGCACGCCGGGCCGGAGAGTCCCGGGACGATGGGTGCTGAAGAGCAGCGTCTGGAGGCGACGCTGACAGCCTTGAAGCAACAGCTG TCTCGTCTTCGGAAACAGGATGTGGGCCTGAAGACGCACTTGCAGCAACTGGACCAGCAGATCAGTGAGCTAAAGCTTGATGTTAGCAAGGCCTCCACAGAGCAGCTGGAGAGCGACAGCAGGCCAAGTTCAG GATTTTATGAACTCAGCGATGGCGGCTCCTACTCCCTGTCTAACTCGTGCACCTCCGTGTATAGTGAGTGTCTGTCAACCTCACAGACAAGCCTTCTACCCCTTCCCACAAGCCCTGCTAATTCCCACGTTGGCCTTTCACCACAAGTTGAAGTCTGCCGCCGGTGCTCTGCTGATGAGAGCACTACCCAGCCCCACCCGCCACGGGCCACTGGCCTCCATCTGGGCAGCAGCAGAATCCGAGCAAGCACTGCAGGCACTGAACAGGCACGACCAAGACCTGTGTCAACAG GTGATCTTGATAGGATGATGGCTCAAGGAGTAAGCTACTGCAAATCTGGGGATGCAAAGACACCTTCGGTATGCTCAAACCTGAAGACCTCCCCAGTGGACCCCAAGTTTCGGAGCAACCTGTTGTCCCACAGTGGCACTGAAGTGTACCACTACCCCAGCCCCTTGCATGCTGTAGCTCTCCAGAGCCCTATTTTCTCCAATGGAGGTGACTTAGTCATACCTGGACTTCTGGAGGGCCAAGGACCTCCAGTAAATGAGACCAAAACTGTGAATTACATTGACAAGCTCCTTCAGCGCAGCTTGAGCAAAATTCTTGTGGAGACAGGCACAGACACTCACAGTGACTTTCACAGAAAGCCTAGTGAAATCttaactgtgttttctgaagtGTGTAAGAGAGAGGAGTCTATGTTGCAGCCTTTTCAAACCCAGACCACAAACATCCAACCATTAAATAGTGACCAGAAGAGACACTGCATGACATACTCCAGTCAAGAGCCAGCTGAAAGCACTGACCCCAAACAGGCCGTGGATACCCCAGATGTTTCATATCAGTACTCCTATCCTGCTCCCTTGGGGGAGTACAGCTCTGATGAGGTAACTACCACATCTTTGAGGAAGAATGATAAACTGCAAGGGGAATATGCCAGTATGCCAAGATGTCATTCGGATAAGAGATGTGGGCATAATCTGGAGTCGAAACCACAAGAGAGGAAAGGCCACAGACAAAGACCAGTGATTGGTCACAGTTCTAGCACAGAGGAGAGTCAAGGCTTTGAGGTTCAGTACGGTCACACAACTTCACCTGAGTTTGTTCATGCCAGATTTGTTCCTGCTGGATCTCAGAGGGTCAAGGTGAGACAGGCAGACCGTAAAACCAAAGCTGTTAaactgagaagaaaaaacagtgaGAATCCTCGAGCATCTAGGCAGCAACATGGATACTCCTCTGGCGAAAAGACAAGAGAGGCCAGTGGTGTAATTAAGGGGCAGCAGAAAGGCCCTGCAAAGGGAAAGGTGAGCCATAAGCTTACCACATGTCACATAGATGAGCGCAGACAGGGTTCAGGATCAGACTCCAGCCATTGTAGCCCAGGACTCATGTACACCCACAAGGCCCATACTAAGCCACATCCTGTTCCTGCTATTGCAAAGAACAGCAAAAGCCAAAGACTTAAGGGCGTTGACTATGAGCAGCctgcagagcagaggaagaggaggcaggGGGCTCCTAAGTGGCCATCTGAAGTGGAGATGTTCCAGGCCTCGTGTGCTCAGCGTCAGAGGTCAAAAGATGTTCAGGCACCAGGGACCATGCAGATGGTCCGCAGCATGAGTGCCAAGCCAGGCCAGTGGATAAGGCAGTCTCGCCCCTTTCAGTCATCTATGTCCTCAAACTCTTTCCTCCATAATCTTAATGCCAGATACCCACCAGTCCCTTACCCTGTGTCCAGCCACTACCCACCAAGATGTGAGTCTGAGTATTCAGCTGAATGCGCCTCCCTGTTTCACTCCACCATCGCTGAAAGCAGCGAAGGGGAGATGAGTGATAACACCACAAACCGCTTTGGAGATAGTGAATCCAGCCACAGCTTTCAGTCCTTCTCAGACTCTGACAGCAGCCTGTCTCTGGATGGGGAGGACGGCTATGAGGAGGAGGTAAGTCTGGTGTGGGCTGATGCTGCACTGGGATCCACCACGAAAGGACAGCCTATCCAGCAGCTGCCACACCCTGAGCCATCAGCCTGCCGCATAAAAGCTTCTCGAGCTTTGAAGAAGAAAATTCGTCGGTTTCAGCCTGCCTCCCTGAAGGTCATGACCCTAGTGTGA